From the genome of Nicotiana sylvestris chromosome 2, ASM39365v2, whole genome shotgun sequence, one region includes:
- the LOC138884871 gene encoding uncharacterized protein, which translates to MAVAASSSSSPSMVTLSSSSSSSTRCVAASSSALSSNGPIDAFKGTLVHAVIPGNQQIIYRGRGKGKCYQNVLAIYDFNMVFTYVYRGWEWVAHDAHVLTEIAFNPDNSFPFPLSNKYYEIIIVDRRQTINKEENFNHAHAQLENIIERAFGVLKARFPILDKMAPYSVDVQRDVVVACFAVHNFIRKERLNDDLYDLYQVIFEEEGEHEQVSDEINGPS; encoded by the exons ATGGCTGTTGCTGCTTCGTCGAGCTCGAGCCCGTCAATGGTGACCctttcgtcttcttcttcttcgtcgacCCGCTgcgttgctgcttcttcttctgctttgTCCAGCAAC GGACCAATAGATGCATTCAAGGGGACATTAGTACATGCAGTTATTCCAGGGAATCAACAAATTATATATAGAGGAAGAGGAAAGGGTAAATGTTATCAAAATGTTTTAGCTATATATGATTTCAACATGGTCTTCACTTATGTTTATCGTGGATGGGAATGGGTAGCACATGATGCACATGTTCTAACGGAGATTGCATTTAATCCAGATAATAGCTTTCCATTTCCTCTTTCTA ACAAGTACTAT GAGATTATCATCGTAGATCGTAGACAGACCATAAATAAGGAGGAAAATTTTAACCATGCTCATGCACAACTCGAAAATATTATTGAACGTGCTTTTGGAGTTTTAAAAGCAAGATTCCCAATATTGGACAAGATGGCTCCATATTCTGTTGATGTCCAAAGAGATGTTGTTGTTGCATGTTTTGCAGTTCATAATTTTATCAGGAAAGAGCGTCTAAATGATGACTTATATGATTTATATCAAGTAATATTTGAGGAAGAGGGAGAACACGAACAAGTATCAGATGAAATAAATGGACCTAGCTGA